A part of Liolophura sinensis isolate JHLJ2023 chromosome 1, CUHK_Ljap_v2, whole genome shotgun sequence genomic DNA contains:
- the LOC135480231 gene encoding beta-1,3-galactosyltransferase 5-like, with the protein MGCLVVVLFSLLLTIYSVWWSALPWRHSISTSTNIVINKRAIATSFVNTVMPVRTPLVTQPEQSANFTDYVLKLRQDIIKHQALDPYFIPRDHKVNPYNYSFLIDGREMCQGDPPFLLIVVTSVFDHQEERWVIRETWGSVTKTGQWADGTKLPVIKPVFLFGMTSNTNIFGKLENESMEYGDVVLADFVDSYKNLTIKSMSALYWTTRYCPDAKYLLNNDEDTIVHFPRLLHVLNRSLTNSVFGFARQGARVFTGELFKWGVSKKEYPGEVYPPYIYGHHYIIPSNLIGKYLSMEDVFITDIVRRVTGATLQTTQDILMVKR; encoded by the coding sequence ATGGGATGCttggtggtggtgttgtttTCCCTACTACTGACAATTTACTCCGTCTGGTGGAGCGCTCTTCCCTGGCGTCATTCTATAAGCACCAGTACCAACATCGTCATTAACAAGCGAGCAATAGCCACGAGTTTTGTCAACACCGTGATGCCAGTGAGAACGCCTTTAGTGACGCAACCCGAACAGTCCGCAAACTTTACCGACTACGTCTTGAAATTGAGGCAGGACATTATCAAACACCAAGCTCTGGATCCTTACTTCATTCCCAGAGATCACAAAGTCAACCCTTATAACTACTCATTTCTGATTGACGGTCGGGAAATGTGTCAAGGTGACCCTCCGTTTCTACTAATTGTCGTAACGTCTGTGTTTGACCACCAGGAAGAACGCTGGGTTATTCGGGAAACTTGGGGAAGTGTGACCAAAACTGGTCAGTGGGCTGACGGCACGAAACTACCAGTGATAAAACCTGTGTTTTTATTTGGGATGACTTCTAATACgaatatttttggaaaactgGAGAATGAAAGCATGGAATATGGAGACGTTGTCTTGGCCGATTTCGTGGACAGTTACAAAAACCTAACCATCAAATCCATGTCAGCTCTGTACTGGACCACCCGATACTGTCCTGACGCAAAATATTTGCTAAATAACGACGAAGACACCATCGTCCATTTTCCCCGGCTTCTACACGTCTTGAACAGAAGTTTGACAAACTCTGTATTTGGATTTGCGCGTCAAGGTGCTCGAGTATTTACAGGCGAGTTGTTTAAATGGGGTGTGTCAAAAAAGGAATACCCAGGCGAGGTATACCCGCCATACATCTATGGTCACCATTACATCATTCCGAGCAATCTGATTGGGAAGTATTTATCCATGGAGGACGTGTTTATTACTGATATTGTACGTCGAGTGACCGGAGCAACTCTACAAACCACACAAGACATTCTAATGGTCAAACGATGA
- the LOC135480412 gene encoding beta-1,3-galactosyltransferase 1-like, whose translation MKYWRYVRRVIVSILGSTLLLVIQGLYPGPSQPPWKVTHGRSFKPLNKHRQEFMTTSRLGQFSLPNLVRGNKFTLTYIRSVFCNAKTNPVPLNISSPKLNPNGDALAGKDVIVLVISSPVHSELREAIRRTWANSNEAGAAVIFVLGLHWDLYWNTVLTEEHGRHGDILQLFTPDTYRNLPEKILLGFHWVMDSVPRIKYVVKSDDDVYLHLPSVFAVVRNLSVDVIVGAYNPQSIVSRNIKDEWGVSKGVYLPDYFPPYVSGGSYLMSAHVTRRILSSVSRCRRLHIEDVFITGVLAVTSGLGHLPHSGFSFWGTPKAQPCDMKAGRVNSVNMGVKQIYKLHVGISIMDMKSQDISKVQ comes from the coding sequence ATGAAGTACTGGAGATATGTTCGACGTGTCATTGTTTCTATCCTCGGGTCTACCCTGTTATTGGTGATTCAGGGGCTATACCCTGGCCCTAGTCAACCACCATGGAAAGTTACTCATGGTAGATCTTTCAAACCACTGAATAAACATAGACAGGAGTTCATGACCACTTCACGACTTGGTCAGTTTTCGTTGCCTAACTTGGTTAGAGGTAACAAATTCACATTGACGTACATCCGCTCTGTGTTTTGTAACGCCAAGACAAACCCTGTGCCTTTGAACATCTCCTCTCCGAAACTTAACCCGAATGGAGACGCACTCGCTGGCAAAGATGTCATTGTTTTAGTGATCTCTTCTCCGGTGCATTCTGAGCTCCGGGAAGCCATTAGGCGGACGTGGGCAAACAGCAATGAGGCTGGAGCAGCTGTTATCTTTGTATTGGGTCTTCACTGGGATCTTTACTGGAACACGGTGCTCACAGAGGAACACGGACGGCACGGGGATATTCTACAGCTGTTCACCCCGGACACCTACCGGAACCTGCCGGAAAAGATACTGCTGGGCTTTCATTGGGTGATGGACTCCGTTCCACGTATAAAGTATGTGGTCAAATCAGACGATGATGTGTACCTCCACCTGCCCAGTGTGTTCGCTGTGGTGAGAAATCTCTCAGTTGATGTTATAGTTGGTGCTTATAACCCCCAGTCTATCGTTTCCCGGAACATTAAAGACGAGTGGGGTGTGTCTAAGGGCGTCTATCTGCCGGACTATTTCCCGCCTTACGTTTCTGGTGGAAGTTACCTAATGTCTGCTCACGTGACCAGACGAATATTAAGCTCAGTGTCCAGGTGTCGCCGTCTCCATATTGAGGACGTGTTCATTACAGGTGTTTTGGCGGTAACTTCTGGGCTGGGACATCTGCCTCACTCTGGATTCTCCTTCTGGGGGACCCCTAAAGCTCAGCCGTGTGACATGAAGGCGGGTAGAGTGAACAGTGTTAACATGGGAGTTAAACAGatttataaactacatgtaggtatttcaATCATGGACATGAAAAGTCAGGATATAAGCAAAgttcaataa
- the LOC135480316 gene encoding beta-1,3-galactosyltransferase 5-like, with translation MATCRLVRGNVFLFCSFLLLACLLWPIVVHINNKRLSPVTKFSTKDSLSGQKSKLVNYRPVNFSEYIDSLRHDITQHQALDPYFIPRNHKVNSYDYSFLIDGRNICQRESPFLLVVVPSVFDHQENRMVIRETWGSVVRTGMWADGTPLPLIKLIFLFGQRHDPSLFSTLKEENLQYGDIVLANFVDSYRNLTIKSMAALYWTIRFCPDAKYLLKNDEDTIVNLPRLVELLKDKVPNSIIGHKGHVLSVTRDGYIEKWIVSKEEYPPDKYPPYILGNFYAIPKDLIPKLFHVSQYIPYLSMEDVFITGVVRVTIDAGLQGVDSCLGQCDFNITKFRGYKHQANRLRKMPLEEWDCERQEKVTQFSIFSSKTSQGETKEKMCK, from the exons ATGGCTACTTGTCGTCTCGTTCGAGGAaatgtgtttctgttttgttcattcTTACTGTTGGCTTGCCTGCTATGGCCAATAGTGGTTCATATAAATAACAAGCGTTTATCACCTGTTACAAAGTTCAGCACAAAAGATTCTTTGTCTGGTCAAAAATCAAAGTTAGTAAATTATCGGCCAGTAAATTTCTCAGAGTATATAGACAGCCTTCGTCACGACATTACCCAACACCAGGCTCTGGATCCTTACTTCATTCCCAGAAATCACAAAGTCAACTCTTATGACTACTCATTTCTGATTGATGGCCGAAATATATGTCAACGGGAATCCCCTTTTCTACTGGTTGTCGTACCATCTGTGTTTGACCACCAAGAGAACCGCATGGTTATTCGAGAGACTTGGGGAAGTGTAGTGAGAACGGGTATGTGGGCTGACGGGACACCGCTACCACTGATAAAACTCATCTTCTTATTTGGACAAAGACACGACCCAAGCTTGTTCTCCACACTAAAGGAAGAAAACTTGCAGTATGGAGACATTGTATTAGCCAATTTTGTTGACAGTTACAGAAACCTAACCATCAAATCCATGGCAGCTTTGTACTGGACCATCCGATTCTGTCCTGACGCTAAATATCTTCTGAAGAACGACGAAGACACCATTGTCAATCTGCCGCGGCTTGTCGAATTATTGAAAGATAAAGTTCCAAACTCCATTATTGGTCACAAAGGTCATGTACTTAGTGTAACCAGAGATGGATATATAGAAAAATGGATAGTTTCAAAAGAAGAATATCCACCTgacaaatatccaccatacattCTAGGAAACTTTTACGCCATTCCCAAAGATTTGATACCAAAGTTATTCCACGTGTCTCAGTACATTCCTTATCTATCAATGGAGGACGTGTTTATTACTGGTGTTGTTCGGGTCACGATAGACGCTGGGCTTCAAGGCGTAGATTCCTGTCTTGGCCAATGTGACTTTAACATAACGAAG TTCAGAGGTTACAAGCACCAGGCCAATCGCCTGAGAAAAATGCCTCTCGAGGAGTGGGACTGTGAAAGACAAGAGAAAGTCACGCAGTTTTCCATCTTTAGCTCAAAGACATCACAAGGCGAGACTAAGGAAAAGATGTGTAAATGA